The sequence CGAAACGGGAGCAAGCGATCCGCCGCAGTGCCATCGACTCGCCCGGGACCGGCGGGCCCGCACGCGAGCCCGACCACACGGGCGAGGTCACCGCCATCGAGGAGGACGAGCGCTGGTACCAGCGGGCCGTCTTCTACGAGCTGTACGTCCGCGCCTTCTTCGACGCCGACAACGACGGGACGGGTGACCTCCGGGGCGTCACCGAGAAGCTCGACTACCTGGCCTGGCTGGGCGTCGACTGCATCTGGCTGCTGCCGTTCTACCAGTCCCCCCTGCGCGACGGCGGCTACGACATCTCCGACTACTACTCGGTGCTCCCCGAGTACGGCGACCTGGCCGACGTCGAAGTGCTCGTCGAGCAGGCCCACCGCCGGGGCATCCGGGTCATCGCCGACCTGGTGGTCAACCACACCAGCGACGCCCACCCGTGGTTCCAGGAGTCCCGGCAGGACCGCACCAACCCGCGCGCCGACTGGTACGTGTGGAGCGACGACGACCAGCGGTGGGCGGACGCCCGGATCATCTTCGTGGACTCGGAGTCGTCCAACTGGACGTGGGACCCGGCGCGCGAGCAGTACTTCTGGCACCGGTTCTTCTCCCACCAGCCCGACCTGAACTACGCCAACCCCGAGGTCCAGCAGGCCATGCTGGACGTGGTCCGCTTCTGGCTCGACATCGGCCTCGACGGGCTGCGCCTCGACGCCGTGCCCTACCTCTACGAGCGGGACGGCACCAACGGGGAGAACCTCCCCGAGACCCACCAGTTCCTCAAGCGGGTCCGCAAGGAGGTGGACGCCGCCTTCCCGGGACGGGTGCTGCTGGCGGAGGCCAACCAGTGGCCGGCCGAGGTCGTCGACTACTTCGGCGACGGCGACGAGTGCCACATGTGCTTCCACTTCCCGCTGAT comes from Acidimicrobiales bacterium and encodes:
- the treS gene encoding maltose alpha-D-glucosyltransferase, with product MEEDERWYQRAVFYELYVRAFFDADNDGTGDLRGVTEKLDYLAWLGVDCIWLLPFYQSPLRDGGYDISDYYSVLPEYGDLADVEVLVEQAHRRGIRVIADLVVNHTSDAHPWFQESRQDRTNPRADWYVWSDDDQRWADARIIFVDSESSNWTWDPAREQYFWHRFFSHQPDLNYANPEVQQAMLDVVRFWLDIGLDGLRLDAVPYLYERDGTNGENLPETHQFLKRVRKEVDAAFPGRVLLAEANQWPAEVVDYFGDGDECHMCFHFPLMPRMFMALRRGRAEPITSTLAATPEIPPGCQWGTFLRNHDELTLEMVTDDERDFMYTEFAADPRMKLNLGIRRRLAPLVDNDRKVAELLHALLFSLPGSPILYYGDEIGMGDNIYLGDRDSVRTPMQWNPDRNAGFSRADFARLYLPPPMDPVYGYQAVNVEAEMRNPSSFLHWMRTMLEVRSRHAAMFGGGSLEVLDAANPSVLAFARRLDDDVMLCVNNLSSRPQPARLDLRAFRRYTPVEVVGGEEFPAVEDTPYLVTLPSHGFFWFS